TTACTACCTCTTTTTTCCCATTCAAAGTAGCTAAGTAAAGAGTAGGTGTACTCCCAATATCAACCTTTGCACCTCGGTCTAACAAGAATTCAATTGTATCTTGATCTTGCTGACAAATTGCAAGATCTAGGGCTGTACTTCCATTGCAATTCAACATGTTGATATCAGCTTTAAATCGAAGTAACTTCTTTACTATAGGTAAGTTACTGAATAAAACAGCAACATGGATAGGTGCTTGACCAGAATCACTTTTTATATCTGGACTAATCCCTAATTTTAACAATAGAGTGGTCTTTTTTATATCACCTATATATATTGAATCAAAAAGTTCAGTTTTTTTTATCAGGAATAATCTCTTTCTGATTAAAATAGCACATAAATTTTGATACAAAAAGGTAAGCCAAGAGGCTTGACCCTATCATAGATGATGTATTTCCTCTAATATAATTAGTATTACTAACACTAGGCACATCTTGTGTGATCGCTATATCACTGCAAAATGGCAAATCACGGAAACTTTGAAATGGCAATTTAGGATAAAGATGCTTAAGATATCCCTCAACTCGATCTATTGTAATACTTCTATCATTATAACTACAATGATCTATTTTTTTTACAATTGATATTGTATTTTTCTCGTAATATTTATTAATAAATCAACAATATCAGTATTATTCTTATCGATAGCAATACTCATCGGTGTCTGATTGTGTTGATTACTATAGTCTTTCCTAAACTGAATGATAAACCTCAATAATAGAGTTACCAACAAGAAGAAGAAATGTTGATGCATTAGAGGTAACTTTTGATGGTATGCGAGCAATGTTCAATGGGGTTTAAATCAGGAGAATATGGAGGAAGATAGAGTTTTCTATTTTGTTTTAGCGGTTTTATTGCATTATCGATAACTATCGCACTGTAATTGTGGTAATAATATTTGTTCTAACCACAGATTAAGCACCTCTTTGTCACAACCTCCAGTAAACAGTCATTGAAATCTTCCTCCATCCTATTATGTTCTCGTCTTTTACCAGTGCATGTATCTTCTCACCTCTTGGCGCCCGCCCATACTCTCTATATAATCTATTATCAATTCCAGCTTCATCTATATATACGATTGGTCTATTTTGGCAATTTTTTCGATAAATCTTTTTCATCTCTTGATAAATTTTTTTTAATGTGATTTTTAGCTGTTGTACCAAATTGCGCTTATTCCGAAACCAATTTCATCTCTGCCAGCTGGATGCTTTTTTACATATTCTTCTAGGGATCTATTTTTCGGATAAAATTACCATTTTTTGCTGGTTTTAACCATCTGCTTTCTTTTTTAGCCATCGTCGCTATTCCTATCTCTAAAAGCTCCGCAACCTCAGCCTTTCTTTTTCAACTAAAGATAATCTCTTAAATCTACACTGTATGCCATTTTCCCTCTTCTAAAATTGTTCATTATACCTTTATCATTTACTTTGGAAAGTACTATAGTAACGAGGTATGAGTTAGGCCAAAGCAAAAAAACCATGCTTCAAGTTCCAGAAATAATATTAAACCTCATGTTATATTTTCTCTGAGAATTGCGATAAACTGTACCAGACACCACTTAATCTGACAGTGACGAATTAACTGACAGAAGAATTTAAATATACTATCAGAATCCTGATTTAATATTTTTCTAAAAAGCAATATATCAAGAAAAGTTTGCATTGGCGTTTTATCATAGCAATATTTGTCTGATTGTCTCATTGTAAGAACGCAACCAACATCAATTTGCAGATCTTCTAAAGAACTATATTTCTAAAGATGATTTGCATAGTTTTGTGAAGCATTGGTCTGTGGAGAGTGGGTTTTGGTTCTAGAATGATCGATATGCCTAAATAAAGCTGATAATTTCACGCAATATTCTGTACCTCTATCAGTCAAAATGCGCAATATCAAAGAATGCTATCATTTAGCAAGAGGTAATTGCTGTCTTATCGACTTAGCAAACGAGAATAAGTATCAATAAAAGTCTAGCTGGTAAATTCGCCCATTATATTACCCACGTAATATGTATCCTGAGAACCCAGATAACCTGAGTATCAATTTCACTATCTTTGTTCTTTCACTTTTTCTAAAGCTGTTAGAATTATTCCATCTTTTTGCTTCTAGTGCTTTAAGTCTTTTCTTAAAAGTCTCAACTATCCACCTTCAGATATTATTTTTTTCTCAGCTCATTTTTTATATGCTGGAAATTCTGTTGCTATACAGATCTTTCTATGTCTTCCGAAACTCTGTTTGCAAACTTTCTTACTTATCTCATCTCCATTTTCGTATAACTCCTTGAAGCGATAAAATTTGAATATCCCATACGCTTGTGACACATTTCCTAGTTGTCTTGCTAAAATCCTAGTTTTAGTATTTTTTTTGCATTGTATTCATTTCTCTTATTTTTTGTTATTTTTTTGTTCTAAGTGTCAGTTCAAATCTTATTTAATACAACTAAAGGTAGAGCCAACTGACATAACGAGAATTATCTCAGACCTACTTAGGTAACATACACCTATAAAGCAACTATCATTCTTGTAATTTTTTGATCTCATTTTCAGGTAGGCCAGTTATTTTAGCTATGATATCTATAGGTATACCAGCTTTAAGTAGGTTTCTTGCAACTTCAATTTTCCCTTGGAGAGAACCGATTTGGATGCCTCTTTCTTCGCCAATTTTGATGCCCTCATTAAGCTTTTCAGAGAGAGAAGAAAGGTAATCATCAGTACGTTTCTTAGCTTGATCATAAGCAAGACGCTCTTCTTTAGTCCAATTAAATTGGTTTAACTCATTGTAAGCCTTACCAATAATTACATCACTACCTATTATTTTTTGCAAATCTTCCTCGTCAGTTTCATTGGCATATTTAAAAAAGTATATCCATTTTTCAACGATATTATCCAGCTGATCTTCTTTTGTTTTATGAAATTTAGGCAATTCTATGAAGGTGAAGCTAAAGTCTTTAAGGTCGTGTTCAAAGGTAATTTTATCGAAAGTAACGTGATCAGATTTATAAGCAAGCTTATTAGGAAATAAGATAAAATTAGTGATAGCAATAAAAACAACACCTTTGAGATCATGATACTGATTCCCTACATTGGCCTGATTAGAATAAGCTTTGGCAGCATAATACTGAGCACGTTTTTCAAAACCAGTAGTTTTAGCGACTTGCATCTCAACAATTGTCTGGACTCCTGTAGAATCAATGTAGAGAACATCAACAATGCTTTGCTTTTGAGAGGCAATAATAGGATCTTGAATAGGACTCAAGAATGAAACATCTGTAATTTTATTGATATCATGCAAATCTAGTATATCATTTAAGAAATAAATGAGAATATCCTTATTCTTCTCAGTGCCGAATATCCTTTTAAAGGCGATATCATTGCGTGCATCGAGAAATTTAGATAGAGCCATATAAAGAAAAAGAATAAAACATTAATAATTATACACTATTTAAAGTAACTTTGCTAAATAAAATTAAACAGCCCTTATAGCTTTTTATGATATAATTTCATGAAAAGGGTGGGGGAAAATGAAATATTTTATATTTATACTAACTATACTGGTCTCATTGCATAGTTATGCATCTACTTGCCCAAGTGTAAAAATATGTTTTACTCCTGGTCAAAACTGTACGGAAGAAATTGTTAATATGTTAAATAATGCTAAAAATTCTATACTGCTACAAGCATATCAATTCACCTCAGAACCTATTGTGAATGGGGTTATAGAAGCTAAAAGGCGTGGTATTGAAATTCAAGTTATTCTTGATAAAAGTCAAGTAAAACACAAGTACAGTATGGTAGTTGTAAGAGAGCTGTTAAGTAACAAGATACCTGTATGGATTGATAGTAAACCTGCAATTGCGCACAACAAGGTGATGGTAATAGATAATCATAAAGTCATAACAGGCTCATTTAACTTTACAGCTGCAGCACAAAAAAGGAATACTGAGAACTTGCTTGCAATTGACGATGCGGAAGTAGCTAAAAAATATACAGAAAACTGGTACAAAAGAAAAAAGCAGTCCAAACCTGCAGGAATAAATACGGAAGTATAATGGCAATAATATTACTAGACGCTAAAACAGTAAGTCGGATAGCAGCTGGTGAGGTTGTAGAACGTCCAGCCAGTGTGGTAAAAGAATTAGTAGAAAACGCTATAGATGCCGGTAGTACTGAAATAGAGATCAAGATAGAAAGTGGTGGTCGTAATCTTATTACTGTTACAGATGATGGTAGCGGTATAGAAAAAGAAGAGATTGAGCTAGCTTTTATGTGTCATGCAACTTCTAAACTCAAAAATGATGATGATTTGATAGAAATAAAACATTTAGGGTTTCGTGGAGAAGCACTGCCCTCAATTGCAGCAGTCAGTAGAATAAAATTATCGTCTAGGGCAAAAGGAGTTGATTCTGCTTGGTCTATAGCTTATGAAGGTGGGGAAAAGGTGATGGATCTTACTCCTTCTGCAATACCAAGTGGTACAGAAATTGAAGTAAGAGACTTATTTTTCGCTACTCCAAACAGACTGAAATTTCTCAAAACTGAAAGAGCAGAAACTCAAGCAATTGTTGATATTGTCAATAACTTAGCAATGATCAATCCTGGTATTAGCTTTATTCTTTATTCAAGCGATAAAAGGCTTTTCAAATATACTAAACAAACTTCATTGCTTACTAGACTTTGTGAAATTGAAAAAGAGTTTCAAGAAAATGCTCTGGAGATTAATGAGAAAGATGAAGATGCCAAGGTTACAGGGCATATCTGCAAACCAACAGTAAATCGTGGTAACTCTACTATGATCTATACTTTCGTTAATAATAGACCAATTAAAGACAATATGCTCATAGGGGCAATAAGATATGCATATAATGACTTTATTCCCAGTGGCAGATATCCAGTTGTAGTACTGCATTTAGAAATACCATATGATCAAGTAGATGTAAATGTTCATCCAAATAAGCTAGAGGTAAGGTTTAGAGATAAAAAGCTTATATATGAAGTAATCACTAGGGGATTAATTAAAGCTTTATCAATGAGATTAAATGATAAGAAAAGTGATAAAAAAGATATTCCTCTGAGCCCATTTGAGAGATTTATTGCTGATGATAAGAGTAATGAAAACAGTAAGATAAGTAAGGATAATAGAAGGAATCAAGAATTCTATCCCAAATCTCCTTTAGAAAGTTCATTAATGAATAAATTTCTATCTCCTGATTTAGAGACACAGAAATCATCAATAAATTTACAAAAAGAGCTAAGCCCTACAGTTCATGACCAAACAGAAGTTTTAACTGAACAGATAAACATAGTAGAAGAATATCCTCTAGGGCTTGCACGTTGTCAGGTTTATAACACCTATATAATCTCACAAACAAAAGATAAGCTAATTATCGTTGATCAACATGCAGCTCATGAAAGATTAGTTTATGAGTATTTAAAAGAAATAA
This sequence is a window from Candidatus Mesenet endosymbiont of Phosphuga atrata. Protein-coding genes within it:
- a CDS encoding Rpn family recombination-promoting nuclease/putative transposase, with amino-acid sequence MALSKFLDARNDIAFKRIFGTEKNKDILIYFLNDILDLHDINKITDVSFLSPIQDPIIASQKQSIVDVLYIDSTGVQTIVEMQVAKTTGFEKRAQYYAAKAYSNQANVGNQYHDLKGVVFIAITNFILFPNKLAYKSDHVTFDKITFEHDLKDFSFTFIELPKFHKTKEDQLDNIVEKWIYFFKYANETDEEDLQKIIGSDVIIGKAYNELNQFNWTKEERLAYDQAKKRTDDYLSSLSEKLNEGIKIGEERGIQIGSLQGKIEVARNLLKAGIPIDIIAKITGLPENEIKKLQE
- the mutL gene encoding DNA mismatch repair endonuclease MutL, translated to MAIILLDAKTVSRIAAGEVVERPASVVKELVENAIDAGSTEIEIKIESGGRNLITVTDDGSGIEKEEIELAFMCHATSKLKNDDDLIEIKHLGFRGEALPSIAAVSRIKLSSRAKGVDSAWSIAYEGGEKVMDLTPSAIPSGTEIEVRDLFFATPNRLKFLKTERAETQAIVDIVNNLAMINPGISFILYSSDKRLFKYTKQTSLLTRLCEIEKEFQENALEINEKDEDAKVTGHICKPTVNRGNSTMIYTFVNNRPIKDNMLIGAIRYAYNDFIPSGRYPVVVLHLEIPYDQVDVNVHPNKLEVRFRDKKLIYEVITRGLIKALSMRLNDKKSDKKDIPLSPFERFIADDKSNENSKISKDNRRNQEFYPKSPLESSLMNKFLSPDLETQKSSINLQKELSPTVHDQTEVLTEQINIVEEYPLGLARCQVYNTYIISQTKDKLIIVDQHAAHERLVYEYLKEIMKKSEIKRQKLLISETVVINNQAGTELIAKYKDKLCEMGFNLEIASDTLVTVRETPAIFGVINVKEMILDLVDNLILIEDTLPIEDKMKKICATIACHGSIRAGRKLKLEEMNAILRQMEATPFSGQCNHGRPTYIEMKLSDIEKLFERR
- a CDS encoding phospholipase D family protein, with the protein product MKYFIFILTILVSLHSYASTCPSVKICFTPGQNCTEEIVNMLNNAKNSILLQAYQFTSEPIVNGVIEAKRRGIEIQVILDKSQVKHKYSMVVVRELLSNKIPVWIDSKPAIAHNKVMVIDNHKVITGSFNFTAAAQKRNTENLLAIDDAEVAKKYTENWYKRKKQSKPAGINTEV
- a CDS encoding transposase, producing the protein MVIDNAIKPLKQNRKLYLPPYSPDLNPIEHCSHTIKSYL